The proteins below come from a single Verrucomicrobiota bacterium genomic window:
- a CDS encoding sulfatase-like hydrolase/transferase: MKALAISWGSLTRVGAWARATGWGSFLWLSWMTAPGSLDAAERPNILYIFTDDQSYRTVSAYPRSHRWVKTPHIDRLAENGILFSQAYIGAKCVPSRANALTGRHQFNIGKRTKRYWPEDFRQQGYTTGMIGKWHWNLGTEYHGHGVAWDWSVVWDHNQPGEEKTYYWEQHVNVHGQEAEPLGGYSTDVYTERTIEFIREQAGQAQPWYFWLAYAGVHGPFTPAERHQGRYLGNPEVPESKRPADVFGPRPGKPRHLRDYSRWRDDDGTPAIKGVSLDEHVKLYNEAVLAIDEGVGRITRVLAETGQLENTLIVFTSDQGYAWGHHGLRGKINPYDASLRSPLIVCWPKRFPRGAVCAHPVNGVDLVRTFHELAGVEPGMALDGRDLTPILLEPGRDGAWTEEPMIQTYTVHLYDNPSIEDRIRTRTWESLVYDKNPMPAYLMLHEGRYKYIRYIGEDYIEELYDLQEDPEELRNLALEGPFQTQLADLRGRTLDAFRVKGAAFVDLLPPAKTE; this comes from the coding sequence ATGAAGGCGTTGGCTATTTCTTGGGGCTCGCTCACTCGGGTGGGGGCCTGGGCGCGCGCGACCGGATGGGGGTCCTTCCTCTGGCTGAGCTGGATGACTGCGCCGGGATCGCTCGACGCGGCGGAGCGACCAAACATACTCTACATTTTCACCGACGACCAAAGCTACCGCACCGTCAGCGCCTACCCGCGTTCCCACCGCTGGGTCAAGACCCCCCACATCGACCGGCTGGCTGAAAACGGGATCCTCTTCAGCCAAGCCTACATCGGGGCCAAGTGCGTTCCCTCCCGGGCCAACGCCCTGACCGGGCGCCACCAGTTCAATATTGGCAAGCGCACCAAGCGCTACTGGCCGGAAGACTTTCGCCAGCAAGGCTACACCACCGGCATGATCGGCAAGTGGCACTGGAATCTCGGCACCGAATACCATGGTCACGGGGTGGCTTGGGATTGGTCCGTGGTTTGGGATCACAACCAGCCCGGAGAGGAAAAGACCTACTACTGGGAACAACACGTGAACGTCCATGGCCAGGAGGCCGAACCGCTTGGGGGCTACAGCACGGACGTCTACACCGAGCGCACCATCGAATTCATCCGGGAGCAGGCGGGGCAGGCGCAGCCCTGGTATTTCTGGCTGGCCTACGCCGGGGTGCATGGGCCCTTCACCCCGGCGGAGCGGCACCAAGGACGCTACCTGGGCAATCCCGAAGTGCCGGAATCGAAGCGCCCGGCCGACGTCTTCGGCCCCCGCCCGGGCAAGCCGCGCCATCTCCGGGACTACTCCCGCTGGCGGGATGACGACGGGACGCCCGCCATCAAAGGCGTCTCGCTCGACGAGCACGTCAAGCTCTACAACGAAGCCGTGCTCGCGATCGACGAAGGCGTGGGCCGGATCACCCGCGTCTTAGCGGAGACGGGCCAACTGGAAAACACCCTCATCGTCTTCACCTCCGACCAAGGCTACGCCTGGGGCCATCATGGTTTGCGGGGCAAGATCAATCCCTACGACGCCTCGCTTCGCAGCCCGCTCATCGTCTGCTGGCCGAAGCGCTTTCCTCGGGGAGCGGTCTGTGCTCATCCGGTCAATGGCGTGGACCTCGTGCGCACCTTCCACGAACTGGCGGGAGTGGAGCCCGGGATGGCGCTCGATGGACGAGACCTGACCCCGATTCTCCTGGAGCCGGGTCGGGACGGGGCTTGGACCGAGGAACCGATGATCCAGACCTACACCGTCCACCTCTACGACAACCCCTCCATCGAAGACCGCATCCGCACCCGGACCTGGGAATCGCTCGTCTACGACAAAAACCCCATGCCCGCCTACCTCATGCTGCACGAGGGCCGCTACAAATACATCCGCTACATCGGTGAGGACTACATCGAGGAGCTCTACGATCTCCAGGAAGACCCCGAAGAACTGCGGAACCTGGCGCTGGAGGGCCCCTTCCAAACCCAACTGGCCGACCTCCGCGGGCGAACCCTGGATGCCTTTCGAGTGAAAGGAGCCGCCTTCGTCGATCTCCTCCCTCCAGCCAAAACGGAGTGA
- a CDS encoding arylsulfatase, with translation MKSARPSLLRSLWLLGLAASLATTAAAKKPNVIVMLSDDQGWGDFSLHGNTQLDTPNLDQLARSGAQFDRFYVCAVCAPTRAEFLTGRYYAKTGVYGVSRGAERLNEDETLVSEIFQRAGYQTAVFGKWHNGSQYPYHPNARGFHEFYGFGSGHWAHYFSPILDHNGDIVRGQGYLTDDLTERAMDYIEQHQEKPFFVYLALNTPHSPMQVPDRWWNKYQDMPSTQEFFEKNRENLDHTRAAYAMCENIDWNVGRLLDKLDQLGLAEDTIVLYFNDNGPNGRRWNGGMLGRKGSIDEGGVRSPLFVRWQGKIRPGTLVEPIASSIDLLPTLAELAEIDYSGTKPLDGLSLKPLLAGQTADWPERALYQFRNNKVSVRTQRYRLNGDGKLFDMVADPAQQNPVNEEFPEMAETLQAKAAAWLKEHQGLGHNKGSDDRPFIIGHPDAKMSQIPARDGRNRGGITRPSKHPNASYFTTWTSTKDSIVWDCEVGKSGRYLVELFYTCPAADVGSTIQLSFNDSQLIGKITEAHDPPLQGVQEDRVKRKEAYSKEWNRMSLGVIELRKGQGSLKLEATDIPGSQVMDLRTVLLTRLD, from the coding sequence ATGAAATCCGCCCGCCCCTCGCTCCTCCGCTCACTTTGGCTGCTCGGCCTGGCCGCCAGCCTCGCCACGACCGCGGCCGCCAAAAAACCCAATGTGATCGTGATGCTCTCCGATGACCAGGGCTGGGGGGACTTCTCCCTCCATGGAAACACCCAACTGGACACCCCGAATCTCGACCAGTTGGCTCGCTCGGGAGCGCAGTTTGATCGCTTCTACGTCTGCGCGGTCTGTGCCCCCACGCGGGCGGAGTTTTTGACCGGTCGCTACTACGCCAAAACCGGCGTCTACGGCGTCTCCCGCGGGGCGGAGCGGCTGAACGAGGACGAAACCCTCGTCTCAGAGATTTTCCAGCGGGCCGGCTACCAGACCGCCGTCTTCGGGAAATGGCACAATGGCTCGCAATACCCGTATCACCCGAACGCTCGCGGCTTTCATGAATTCTATGGCTTCGGTTCCGGCCACTGGGCCCACTACTTCAGCCCGATCTTGGATCACAATGGCGACATCGTGCGTGGCCAGGGCTACTTGACGGATGACCTGACCGAGCGGGCCATGGACTACATCGAGCAGCACCAGGAAAAGCCCTTCTTCGTCTACCTCGCGCTCAACACCCCGCACTCCCCCATGCAGGTGCCAGATCGTTGGTGGAACAAATACCAGGACATGCCCTCCACCCAAGAGTTCTTCGAAAAGAACCGGGAGAACCTCGATCACACCCGGGCCGCCTACGCCATGTGTGAAAACATCGACTGGAATGTGGGTCGCCTCCTGGACAAGCTGGATCAACTCGGCCTCGCCGAAGACACCATCGTCCTCTACTTCAATGACAACGGCCCCAACGGTCGCCGCTGGAACGGGGGCATGCTGGGGCGGAAAGGATCGATCGACGAAGGAGGCGTGCGCTCGCCCTTGTTCGTTCGCTGGCAGGGCAAGATTCGCCCGGGCACCCTGGTGGAACCCATCGCCTCCAGCATCGACCTCCTGCCCACCTTGGCCGAGTTGGCCGAGATCGACTACTCCGGCACCAAGCCCCTCGACGGCCTCAGCTTGAAGCCCCTCCTGGCCGGGCAGACCGCCGACTGGCCTGAACGGGCTTTGTATCAATTCCGTAACAACAAAGTCTCCGTCCGCACCCAACGCTACCGGCTGAACGGGGACGGCAAGCTCTTCGACATGGTGGCGGACCCCGCGCAACAGAACCCCGTCAACGAAGAGTTCCCCGAAATGGCGGAAACGCTGCAAGCGAAAGCCGCCGCCTGGCTGAAAGAACACCAGGGCCTGGGCCACAACAAGGGCAGCGATGACCGTCCCTTCATCATCGGACACCCGGACGCCAAGATGAGCCAGATCCCGGCTCGGGATGGCCGAAATCGCGGCGGCATCACCCGACCCTCCAAGCATCCGAACGCCTCCTACTTCACCACCTGGACCAGCACGAAAGACTCCATCGTGTGGGACTGCGAAGTCGGGAAAAGCGGGCGGTATTTGGTCGAGCTCTTCTACACCTGCCCGGCGGCCGATGTCGGATCCACCATCCAGCTGAGCTTCAATGACAGCCAGTTGATCGGAAAAATCACCGAAGCCCACGACCCGCCGCTCCAAGGCGTGCAAGAAGACCGCGTGAAGCGGAAAGAAGCCTACTCCAAAGAATGGAATCGCATGAGCTTGGGCGTGATCGAACTCAGAAAAGGCCAGGGCAGCCTCAAGCTGGAGGCCACCGACATTCCCGGCTCTCAAGTGATGGACCTGCGGACCGTCTTGCTCACGCGCTTGGACTAA
- a CDS encoding DUF5060 domain-containing protein, which produces MKCSLVPLLLATLLLFGGRVDGANQVLRFDLINADTDSVLFALSEGSTIDLSTLPTTNLNIRAVVDSEEADTESVAFSLTGATTRQQTESAAPYALAGDAAGDYSAFAFNPGGHTLTATPYTGDSLTGASGVSLTLNFTVALTPPPSVDQGAFLESQGLVVMDVEALAPVAPWSQEASVTGFLGSGYFRGTEDHFNNPGQGNVAYPVFIGTAGRYQLQWRSQITFGDSTTEHNDSFARLVDAKGNPVTPAANDNDPTGSWYKVYMNATGWSWQTSNKDFDARSLSWNLAADTLYYLEIAVRSTHHALDRIVLWDQSLHNFANETTGKQPNNSALDALALSVQQAAELPVVTLTSPLNGTLGTAPADFLVTASASDPNGSVTQVEFFQDGSSLGIDSTAPYTVSLNGLAAGNYRLTAVARDDDNHLTTSEAVVVRVGTAVESGLLLGELKKWHKITLSFDGPATSESASPNPFLDYRLDVTFTGPSGQTYLVPGHYAADGNAANTGADNGNQWQVHFSPDEVGLWSYSASFLTGSEIAIADPASGSPASFHGASGSFLVVASDKTGRDFRGKGRLEYVGQHYLQFAESGEYFIKQGPDAPENFLSYVDFDGPFKTDGQYNTGTFGSEASSIKTWSAHAGDWTTDDPTWAQVDGVGGAYGKGMLGALNYLASEGLNVFSFLTFNIAGDDRNVFLYTDYNERERMDVSRLGQWEVIFEHATRQGLFLHVKTQETENDLLLDGGELGKHRQLYYRELIARFGHHLALNWNLGEENDIWRADELNDPTQTRVKAYAQFFHDHDPYQHPIVIHTYPNDKDEVYGPLVGSVSQLTGASLQGGRANFNDVHDDVRTWVANSAQAGKPWIVACDEPGDAENALRPDSSPGNSHENGRENALWGTLLAGGWGNEWYFGYGFPHSDLTCQDFRSRDQWWDYCRYALEFFALAEVPYWEMINDNSLTSGDYCYFKAGEAYVIYDKQGGTANLDLADQPGEFTVRWFDPRNSGALQTGSVSTITGGSDDIPLGSAPDSTNQDWVALVTASKKLLFVRGADRSGGFLEAGNDNSRTEQLADLNNNATNNGNHGWGELKTLLEGEGYLVEQLAEPLEANAPSSGQTTGAPLDLTQLGLSQYSALIFGSNNAVYTSAQIDALEAYVRAGGAALFISDANFGSDWCDAPNSDQQFLDRFGLEMNQDSGTYTVDRAEGEFVVPDHPIFSGVDTFMGEGVSPGRIPSGSPPAGVTLTRLAAASGSTRNNDGTPGVNACRGSNRQVDESDASLVIATVESGRVAIHFDRNTFFNQNGAGTDINEHDNAQYARNLFAWLSQGQPETTGPTAVISAAPLSGETPLLVQFDASNSSPTPGASLTSYAWDFESDGTVDSTEALVSHTYPTAGTFTVTLTVSDDLTASDSTTLAITAATQAPFANQASPWPLPGRVEAENFDSGGEGIAYSDQDIGNNGDSDYRPGENVDIQNSGGTDSGGLNVGWTSDGEWLEYTVTVSETGTHRALFRVASNLGGANLRLLVDGVDQTGSLAIGNTGGWQNYIDLTSGPFLLEAGTHLLRLEWVTGGCNLNWFEVERVTQSFSQFMAGFPSLSGELALATADPDGDRLSNLLEQWLRLNPTQPDVAGLPLASVTGGELHFRFSFDSSVTGSTLRYESSEDLVDWDPQSLLSDWITEDGDMRHVEATFPISSSPDPFHRLLVE; this is translated from the coding sequence ATGAAGTGCTCCCTTGTCCCCCTCCTCCTGGCCACTCTCCTCTTGTTTGGGGGGCGGGTGGATGGGGCCAACCAAGTTCTCCGCTTTGATCTCATCAATGCGGATACGGATTCGGTTCTCTTCGCGCTGAGCGAGGGAAGCACCATTGATCTCAGCACCCTGCCGACCACCAACTTGAACATCCGGGCGGTCGTCGATTCGGAAGAAGCGGATACTGAAAGCGTGGCCTTCAGCTTGACGGGGGCGACCACTCGTCAGCAGACGGAAAGTGCCGCGCCCTATGCCCTGGCTGGCGACGCTGCCGGCGATTACAGTGCCTTCGCCTTCAATCCAGGCGGCCATACTCTCACCGCCACCCCCTACACAGGCGACTCCCTCACGGGAGCCTCTGGGGTTTCCCTCACCCTCAATTTCACGGTCGCCCTCACCCCTCCTCCGAGCGTCGATCAAGGGGCCTTCTTAGAATCGCAGGGGCTGGTGGTGATGGACGTGGAAGCGCTCGCCCCGGTGGCCCCCTGGTCTCAGGAAGCCAGCGTGACGGGCTTCCTGGGCAGCGGGTATTTCCGGGGAACCGAGGATCATTTCAATAATCCCGGCCAAGGTAACGTGGCCTACCCGGTCTTCATCGGCACGGCCGGCCGCTATCAACTGCAATGGCGGAGCCAGATCACCTTTGGCGACAGCACCACCGAGCACAACGACTCCTTCGCTCGACTGGTCGATGCCAAGGGCAATCCCGTGACCCCGGCCGCCAATGACAACGACCCCACGGGATCCTGGTATAAGGTCTACATGAATGCCACCGGCTGGAGTTGGCAGACCTCCAATAAGGACTTCGACGCCCGGTCTCTCTCCTGGAATCTGGCAGCGGACACTTTGTATTATCTGGAAATTGCGGTCCGATCGACTCACCACGCGCTCGACCGAATCGTACTTTGGGACCAATCCCTTCACAATTTCGCCAATGAAACGACTGGCAAACAGCCCAATAATTCGGCCCTCGACGCCCTCGCCCTCTCCGTCCAGCAGGCTGCGGAATTGCCGGTCGTGACCCTGACGAGCCCCCTCAATGGCACCCTGGGAACGGCGCCCGCTGATTTTCTGGTGACGGCCTCGGCCAGCGACCCCAATGGCAGCGTGACCCAAGTCGAGTTCTTTCAGGATGGAAGCAGCCTCGGGATCGACAGCACGGCCCCCTACACCGTCTCCTTGAATGGCTTGGCGGCCGGGAACTATCGCCTGACCGCGGTCGCCCGGGACGATGACAATCACCTCACCACCTCCGAGGCAGTCGTGGTGCGGGTCGGGACGGCGGTCGAGAGTGGTCTCCTGCTGGGAGAGCTTAAAAAGTGGCACAAAATCACCCTCAGTTTTGACGGACCCGCCACCAGCGAGTCAGCCAGCCCGAATCCCTTTTTGGACTATCGCCTCGACGTCACCTTCACGGGTCCCAGCGGGCAAACCTACCTCGTGCCGGGCCACTACGCTGCGGATGGCAATGCGGCCAACACCGGCGCCGACAACGGCAACCAGTGGCAGGTCCACTTCTCGCCTGACGAGGTCGGCCTCTGGTCCTACAGCGCCAGCTTCCTGACCGGGAGTGAGATCGCGATCGCCGATCCCGCAAGCGGCAGCCCCGCCAGCTTCCACGGGGCTTCGGGGAGCTTTCTGGTCGTCGCGAGTGACAAAACGGGTCGGGACTTCCGGGGCAAGGGTCGCTTGGAGTATGTCGGCCAGCACTATCTCCAGTTCGCCGAGAGCGGGGAGTATTTCATCAAGCAAGGCCCCGACGCGCCGGAAAACTTCCTCTCTTACGTGGACTTTGACGGCCCGTTCAAAACCGATGGCCAATACAACACCGGCACCTTTGGCAGCGAAGCTTCCTCGATCAAAACCTGGTCGGCCCATGCCGGCGACTGGACGACCGACGATCCCACCTGGGCCCAAGTGGACGGGGTGGGCGGCGCTTATGGGAAAGGCATGCTGGGCGCTCTCAATTACCTCGCCTCCGAAGGCCTGAACGTCTTTTCCTTCCTGACCTTCAATATCGCGGGCGATGATCGCAATGTCTTCCTCTACACCGATTACAACGAACGGGAACGGATGGATGTCTCCCGCCTGGGGCAATGGGAAGTCATCTTCGAACACGCCACCCGGCAGGGTCTGTTCCTGCACGTGAAAACCCAGGAAACCGAGAACGATCTCTTGCTGGACGGGGGTGAACTCGGCAAGCACCGCCAGCTCTACTACCGCGAACTAATCGCCCGCTTCGGCCACCACCTGGCGCTCAACTGGAATCTGGGAGAGGAGAATGACATTTGGCGGGCCGACGAATTGAACGACCCCACGCAGACCCGGGTCAAGGCCTACGCCCAGTTCTTTCACGATCACGATCCCTACCAGCACCCCATCGTGATCCACACCTACCCTAACGATAAGGACGAAGTCTATGGCCCGCTCGTGGGCAGCGTCTCCCAACTGACGGGCGCCTCCCTGCAAGGGGGTCGAGCCAACTTCAACGACGTCCATGACGACGTGCGGACCTGGGTCGCGAACTCCGCTCAGGCGGGCAAGCCCTGGATCGTGGCCTGCGATGAGCCAGGCGACGCCGAAAACGCCCTCCGTCCCGATAGCAGCCCGGGAAATTCCCACGAAAACGGGCGGGAAAACGCCCTCTGGGGCACGCTCCTGGCCGGGGGCTGGGGGAACGAATGGTATTTTGGCTATGGCTTCCCGCACTCCGACCTGACCTGCCAAGACTTCCGCAGTCGCGACCAATGGTGGGACTACTGCCGCTACGCCTTGGAATTCTTCGCCCTGGCGGAAGTGCCCTACTGGGAAATGATCAATGACAACTCCCTCACCAGTGGCGACTACTGCTACTTCAAAGCGGGGGAGGCCTACGTCATCTATGACAAGCAAGGCGGCACCGCCAATCTCGACCTCGCGGACCAGCCAGGAGAATTCACCGTCCGCTGGTTTGACCCTCGCAACAGCGGGGCGCTTCAAACCGGCAGTGTCTCCACCATCACCGGGGGGAGCGATGACATCCCTCTCGGGAGCGCCCCCGACAGCACGAATCAAGACTGGGTCGCCCTCGTGACCGCCTCCAAAAAGCTCCTCTTCGTGCGAGGGGCCGACCGCAGCGGCGGCTTTTTAGAAGCAGGCAATGACAACTCGCGGACCGAACAGTTGGCCGACCTCAATAACAATGCCACCAACAATGGCAACCACGGCTGGGGAGAACTGAAAACGCTCTTGGAGGGAGAGGGCTACCTCGTGGAGCAGTTGGCCGAGCCTCTGGAAGCCAATGCGCCCTCCAGCGGACAGACCACCGGCGCCCCGCTCGACCTCACGCAGCTGGGCCTCAGCCAATACAGCGCCCTCATCTTTGGCTCGAACAACGCCGTCTACACCAGCGCCCAGATCGATGCGCTGGAGGCCTACGTCCGGGCCGGGGGCGCCGCCCTCTTCATCTCGGACGCCAACTTCGGCTCGGACTGGTGTGATGCGCCGAATTCCGACCAGCAATTCCTGGATCGCTTCGGGCTGGAAATGAACCAAGACAGCGGCACCTACACCGTGGACCGGGCGGAGGGAGAATTCGTGGTGCCCGATCACCCCATCTTCAGCGGCGTCGATACCTTCATGGGAGAAGGGGTCTCGCCAGGACGCATTCCCAGTGGCAGCCCCCCAGCAGGGGTCACCCTCACGCGCTTGGCGGCCGCCTCGGGCTCCACTCGCAACAATGACGGCACGCCGGGAGTGAACGCTTGCCGGGGCAGCAATCGACAGGTTGATGAAAGCGATGCCTCCCTCGTGATCGCGACCGTCGAGAGCGGTCGGGTGGCCATCCACTTTGACCGAAACACCTTCTTCAACCAAAACGGAGCCGGGACCGACATCAACGAGCACGACAACGCGCAATACGCCCGCAATCTCTTCGCCTGGCTCAGCCAGGGCCAGCCAGAGACGACCGGCCCGACCGCCGTCATCAGCGCCGCGCCCCTCTCCGGTGAAACCCCGCTTCTGGTGCAGTTCGACGCCTCGAATTCCTCTCCCACCCCAGGCGCCTCCCTCACGAGCTATGCCTGGGACTTCGAGAGCGATGGCACGGTGGATTCCACCGAGGCCCTCGTCTCCCACACCTACCCCACCGCCGGAACCTTCACCGTCACGCTGACCGTGTCCGACGACCTCACGGCCAGCGATAGCACCACCCTCGCCATCACGGCCGCCACGCAGGCGCCCTTCGCCAACCAGGCCAGCCCCTGGCCCCTCCCCGGCCGAGTGGAGGCAGAGAACTTTGACTCCGGCGGAGAGGGCATCGCCTACAGTGACCAAGACATCGGCAACAATGGCGATTCCGACTACCGGCCCGGCGAAAACGTCGATATCCAGAACAGCGGGGGCACCGACAGTGGCGGCCTCAACGTCGGCTGGACGAGCGATGGCGAATGGCTGGAATACACCGTCACCGTCAGCGAGACGGGCACCCACCGGGCCCTCTTCCGCGTGGCCTCCAACCTCGGCGGGGCCAACCTCCGTCTGTTGGTGGATGGGGTGGACCAGACCGGGAGCCTCGCGATCGGCAACACCGGGGGTTGGCAGAACTACATCGACTTGACCAGTGGCCCCTTTCTCTTGGAAGCCGGGACTCACCTCCTCCGGCTGGAGTGGGTGACCGGGGGGTGCAATCTCAACTGGTTCGAAGTCGAACGCGTCACCCAGAGCTTCTCTCAATTCATGGCGGGCTTCCCCTCCTTGAGCGGTGAACTCGCCTTGGCCACCGCCGACCCGGATGGCGACCGCCTCAGCAATCTCCTTGAGCAATGGCTCCGCTTGAACCCCACCCAGCCCGATGTGGCCGGCCTCCCGCTGGCTTCCGTCACGGGGGGCGAGCTGCACTTCCGGTTCAGCTTCGACTCCTCGGTCACCGGCAGCACCCTGCGCTATGAAAGTTCCGAGGACCTCGTCGACTGGGACCCCCAGAGTCTCCTTTCCGACTGGATCACCGAAGACGGTGATATGCGGCATGTGGAGGCCACGTTTCCTATTTCTAGCTCCCCGGACCCCTTTCACCGCCTGCTGGTGGAGTAG
- a CDS encoding sulfatase: MKSLLWAAVFLALGAGISASGDEKAPNVLFIISDDLSTALSGYGDPHCQTPNLDRLAARGVSFSNAYCQFPLCGPSRASLFSGQYPLTTGILKNNVPLPDATVTLSRHFLNHGYWSGRVGKIYHMDIPHHVILGHEGADHPPSWTEAYNIRALETFHPGRVRNVTSPQTVELYPELQKQWDQGTLSASTIKKLKGGHVWVIVETDEREGELADTLAVDQALRVLQKRAQELEPFFLAVGLIRPHFPFIAPTEHFAAYPIEDMPLPEVSPEHLKTIPQQEHRPDLKVGQRDRQEIRQAYYASISYMDEEVGRLLDEVDRLSLRDDTLIVFVSDHGYLLGEQRTWQKNQLWEEATRVPLIISAPGQKVRGETSDEIVELIDLYPTLVDLAGLPPQPAAQGVSLRPLLEDPTGGQLSRQEAFLQTKRGFGLRHGQWSYMWYPPFKKHPEGAMLYDMEADPKQTRNLAVLPEWATLRDQLHERLLARIEMAQKTAHR, encoded by the coding sequence ATGAAATCACTTTTGTGGGCGGCCGTTTTCTTGGCCTTAGGGGCCGGCATCTCCGCTTCGGGAGACGAGAAGGCACCCAACGTTCTCTTTATCATTTCGGACGACCTCAGCACGGCGCTCAGCGGTTATGGGGACCCTCATTGCCAGACCCCGAATCTGGACCGTTTGGCTGCAAGGGGTGTCTCCTTTTCGAACGCCTACTGCCAATTCCCTCTCTGCGGCCCTTCCCGGGCCTCGCTCTTTTCCGGTCAATACCCACTCACCACCGGGATCCTCAAAAACAACGTTCCGCTGCCGGACGCCACCGTCACCCTCTCGCGCCATTTTCTCAATCATGGCTATTGGAGCGGTCGCGTCGGCAAAATCTACCACATGGACATTCCCCACCATGTCATCTTGGGCCATGAGGGAGCGGACCATCCGCCTTCCTGGACGGAAGCCTACAACATCCGGGCCCTAGAGACCTTCCACCCTGGACGAGTGCGCAACGTCACCAGCCCTCAAACGGTCGAGTTGTATCCTGAACTCCAAAAGCAATGGGACCAGGGGACCTTGTCCGCCTCCACCATCAAAAAGCTCAAAGGAGGGCACGTTTGGGTCATTGTGGAAACCGACGAGCGAGAAGGGGAGTTAGCGGATACCTTGGCCGTGGACCAGGCCCTCCGCGTTTTGCAGAAACGGGCCCAAGAGCTCGAGCCCTTTTTTCTGGCAGTCGGCCTCATTCGTCCTCACTTCCCCTTCATCGCCCCGACTGAGCACTTTGCGGCCTACCCGATTGAGGACATGCCCCTTCCCGAAGTCTCCCCGGAGCACCTCAAAACGATTCCTCAGCAGGAGCACCGTCCGGATCTCAAAGTGGGCCAGCGGGACCGCCAAGAAATTCGGCAAGCCTACTATGCCAGCATTTCTTACATGGATGAGGAGGTTGGGAGGCTCCTGGACGAAGTGGATCGCCTGTCTTTGCGCGACGACACCCTCATCGTTTTTGTCTCCGATCACGGCTACCTTTTAGGAGAGCAGCGAACCTGGCAAAAGAACCAGCTTTGGGAAGAAGCCACCCGGGTGCCACTCATCATTTCGGCGCCCGGTCAGAAAGTCCGGGGAGAAACTTCCGATGAGATCGTGGAGCTGATCGATCTCTACCCCACCTTGGTCGACTTGGCCGGCCTCCCCCCGCAGCCAGCCGCCCAAGGGGTCAGCTTGCGACCGCTTTTGGAGGACCCCACGGGCGGTCAACTCTCCCGCCAGGAAGCCTTCCTGCAAACCAAGCGGGGCTTTGGTCTGCGCCATGGCCAGTGGTCTTACATGTGGTATCCGCCTTTCAAAAAGCATCCTGAAGGCGCCATGCTTTACGATATGGAGGCCGACCCCAAGCAAACCCGCAATCTAGCGGTCCTCCCGGAATGGGCGACCCTCCGCGACCAACTCCACGAACGTCTGCTGGCCCGCATCGAGATGGCCCAAAAAACGGCCCACAGGTAG
- a CDS encoding PEP-CTERM sorting domain-containing protein, whose translation MRSLTSLNPLFVMLKKLLLASSLALLVSQFTATGAVTIGSTTNNEKVKRFNIGFTESGGLTTTADAVFQSGSLTAPPDGLFISYFVTAPFNWDDDAALGASSFPAFLTADPADPDNPGLGLDADDLQSSQNVHGQAGGLGNAFEDNDINGSNEILLFNFGGATISGNAVNSGLLGVDGFQIQNLEFGNNSNAPISWEIFIYDASASTLTRTVTEAEGNFSGGNNETVNTGFIGEFDDGDFLIINGGAGEFRLDSVTLDVVPEPSAATLLALGAFGTLVRRRRA comes from the coding sequence ATGAGATCCCTTACCAGTCTCAACCCCCTTTTCGTGATGCTCAAAAAACTCCTTCTCGCTTCCTCCCTCGCCCTTCTTGTGTCTCAATTCACTGCCACCGGGGCGGTCACGATTGGCAGCACCACCAACAATGAGAAGGTCAAGCGATTCAACATCGGGTTCACCGAGTCAGGCGGGCTTACGACCACCGCCGATGCGGTTTTTCAAAGTGGTTCGCTGACCGCCCCTCCGGACGGTCTTTTTATTAGTTACTTCGTCACCGCCCCCTTCAACTGGGACGACGACGCTGCCCTAGGAGCCAGTTCTTTTCCCGCCTTCCTCACGGCGGATCCTGCCGATCCCGACAACCCAGGTTTGGGTTTGGACGCCGATGATCTTCAGTCGAGCCAAAATGTCCACGGCCAAGCGGGTGGGCTAGGAAATGCATTCGAGGACAACGATATCAACGGGAGCAATGAAATACTTCTCTTCAATTTTGGCGGAGCGACCATCTCCGGAAACGCTGTCAACTCAGGTCTGCTTGGTGTGGACGGCTTTCAGATTCAAAATCTCGAATTTGGCAACAACTCCAACGCCCCGATTTCATGGGAAATCTTCATCTATGATGCCTCCGCGAGCACTCTCACACGGACCGTGACGGAAGCGGAGGGGAACTTTTCGGGCGGGAATAATGAGACCGTGAATACCGGATTCATAGGCGAGTTCGATGATGGAGACTTTTTGATCATCAACGGCGGTGCCGGTGAGTTCCGGCTGGATTCGGTAACCTTGGACGTGGTGCCTGAGCCCTCCGCCGCCACCTTGCTGGCTCTTGGCGCCTTCGGCACCTTGGTAAGACGCCGCCGAGCTTAG